The Musa acuminata AAA Group cultivar baxijiao unplaced genomic scaffold, Cavendish_Baxijiao_AAA HiC_scaffold_1137, whole genome shotgun sequence genome segment ATAATGACACATATTACTGTTGCGATAATGCAGCCCCATATAGATGCATGTGTGATCCAGTTCCATCGAAACACATCCATAGCCAAGTGAAGGTTTACTAGAAGGACCACAGCAATGATCCACAAGTCTCCTAGGCCAGAGACATCGACATCACTGTGTCTGTATGCAATATAAGGAATGTAGAATATAGCAACGCTTTGCCAAATGGAGTCCATCATAGTAAGCATAAACAGCCTCAGGTTGTATCTTTCATCCCTCTGACCTGCTTTGTAGAGTTGGGGGTACTTCAGCAATGTCTTCCTGCTAAGATCCTTGTCAAGGATTCCAACAACAATAGTTGGCAGAGTAGTGTAGATGAAAGAATATAATTGAGTGTTCCAGTCGCTTATTGCAGCTGTCAAGCTATAAGCAGTGTAAAGCACATACCTATGGTTCAAAAACAATATGTTAGGCATATTAACTTGAAGATGAACTATAGAGTGTAATAATATATGATAGTGAAAAAAAATAACACATGATGACTCCTGTGTCAAAATTTCAGACAAGTTAATAAATATGATCCTGCTTCACTCTTCTACTCAATTAACAAGACAATATATGCCATTTCAAATAGTCTTTCATGGCACAACCAGATCATCAGTACGTATAAGAAAATAGCATAACAAAAACACAGGTGCATCGATATGAAAGCACTTGTGTATAAGCCCAGAAGTTGAGATACCATAATGTCAGTTTAATAGTGCAAAATACAAAATGGACCATCTTAGATGATGATGGCTCCAGTTAAAGCTTCTGAGTTTATAATTAAGTCGACACGAGTCATCTCCTGTTTTAGAAAAATTGTGTTTATATAGTAAAGAAAGGCAGAATAAAGAATTACAGGCAAAGAAACGTATTAATTGAGTGATTGTAATGTTTACCAGAATAGGATGAAGACAAGCACAGCATTCCTGTAGAAGTTGTACAAGATCATGTAGGCCATCCTCTGGTAATTCCAATGTCCATGGACCAACAAAAGGGGCACTAAGAATCTGAATTGCCCCATGGAAAAATCTGAGGCCATAACAGCTTGCCTTCCCTCTTGTCCGCTTATGCCAATGCCAACATCAGCCATTTGGATCATTGAGACATCATTTGCACCTGATATTGCACTTGAAAATTTTAGAACACAATAGAGATTGATATATTGAATGGTTCCTTCATATTCACAATATCAAACCTATATAGGTAAGAAAGAGTGAGTACCCAAATTAGAAACATTACCATCTCCAATTGCAAGGGTCATATCATCTGTTCGGTTCTTTATGAGAGCAACTATTCCAGCCTTTTGCAATGGAGCCACACGGCAGCACAATACAACATCACATACTATGGCCACTTTAAACAGCTGTACCAGCAAGAATGATGAGCACAATAACATGAATCCTAAAAACAAAAGTCTCAAAGAATGAATCTTAAAATGTTAAATGCATCTGTGAATTCTTACCTCATCTTCCAATTCTTTCTCCAAAATGTGGATGAGGCTGGTACCATCAATAATCAAAGCCAGAGGAACCCTAGAAGATCCTGTGCCTGTCAATATATTTTCAGGGCCGGGTGATACTGCTGCAAGTTTGCTGGACATAGAAACCGCATCTTGTAGGCTGTTTTTACAGGATTCTCTGGAATTGCTATTGATCACAATCCGAGTCATATCATTCGTTAGAAGCTTACAAGAAAAGCCAATAGAAACAGCAGTTTCTTGTTTGTCCCCTGTCAAAACCCAAACCTTGATGCCAGCTTGCCTCATAGATTCTATGGCTTCTGGTACACCTTGTTGTAGCTTATCTTCAATCCCAGAGGCACCTAATATGTGAAGATTTCTTTCAACATTAGATGCAAGAGCTCGTAGTAATTTCCCCCTGCCAATCAAAGCTGCATTTGCATTCTCAAAGGCAGACTGCCACTCCTTGAATTCACTTTTACTTAATTCACGCATACCAACAACCAATGTCCTCAGACCCAAAAATGAATAGGCAAGGAGATTTGTCTGGGTTGCACGAATAACGTCCAAATCTCTTCCCTTTTGTATAACCCCAAACATCGAATTGTCTGCTCCTTTGACAAATAGCTTTACAGTTTTATCAGGACAGCCGATTACAACAGACATCCTCTTCCGGTCACTATCAAATTCATGAAGGCCCAAAACATCATATCTGCATTATTAATATTGCAAGTCAAAAAtcttttaacaaaaaaataaagtaaCTGGTACTCAAAATGCTACTAGCATGTAGAATATTTATAATAgatttgaattttaaaaaaagCCTATGCTTTCAAAATTACAGTTAATGTTCAGAAGAATTCTTCATAGTGGGATTGAACTTTGAACTCCTATTACAAGTGATGATTAGCAGTCCTATTCCAGTTTTGCCATTGGGTTTAGAAATTTAAAGTCATCAGTGTGTTTAAAGATCTTTGTCTTTTAGTTGATAGGATTTTGTAGACTCCcgcattttttaataaataaaagttCTAAGACTCTTAGTTACAGTACAACTAGAACTCAACTTAGAGAGATCTTATTTGCCTTTTACCTGCTATGTCACCCTCTATTCTCATTATTGTGAGTACAAGAGGATGAATTCAGTGTGCTACAGGTATAATGTGTGCAACCGTACTCTTACAAGTTGGGAGACTATTTTCATGGCTCAAACATGATGATCTAGATCGCAAAGGGGCAACCTTTGTACCAAGGCTCATCTTTGAATATTTTCTCATTATCAGAGTAAATTTTCCTGCATCTGTATTATAATGACTGATAACATTAATTGAATGTATTGATGAAACATCAGGATTCCGTTAGAACCGACCAGCTTATGCAGTGGTTCAGCATAACAATAAGGATGAAATAGTAAGTAGCAAACAAATGTTATTAATCCAGCAATGGTTCCAGAAGCAGAAAACTAAATCCGCTAAAAGATATGTAATAAATGCTGCTACTACTGCTGCTATAACACAGAAAACCAGTTGTGCAACTAAAACAATATTTACTTTTTGAAAGAATATAAATGTTCATGATAAAAACTAATTAACTTATAATAATTCAATTACCATCAACCACTCTGTTATTACCAAATTCTACCTCTCCCTGTCTTAGCTCATGAGTGACTGCTATTGACGAAGACCACTTTTGCCAAGGACAATGGTTGTCTTCTATATGTGTATATTTAGTTTATTCTAGAATAaactaaatacatacatatagaaGACGACCATCGTCTACAGCCAAGGACATTTAATGACTGTGGCCAGACATGCGCTCAATGAGCACAAAACCATAGGAAGTAGCTACGTAGACATTGCCTGCTCATCTATGGCAAAGCAAGGAAGAATTCACGAGCTCGCTACCGTGAAACCTCGAATTTGAGCTAGAAATTGGTGTCACGAATCATGAAATAGGCCTCCCGAGCCTGATAAGAACCATGATCCGGAACATGATGAACAACATGAGGAAAGTAAGAAGACCTCCATGGCTATCCTGCAACAGAAGCAGTTCGGTCACCGCTGTCGGAAAAAACCCTTTCCCTAAAGAACTGCGAGAACTCCAAAGAACCCTTGTGGTTTTCTTCCCTAAGCAAATTCCACCGCAAATGGACACCACCGAACATAGGGCGATCAGAATCGTGGAGAGCCAGCAGTGCTCCCGGGGTACACCACCCCGCCGGATCGGCGTGGAGGCGTAGATGCTGCGGTTCGGCCGCTCGGACGGATGAGTCGACCGACGGCCGGATGGGTGCCGGGAGCTGAGTCATTGCTCCCAAGGGAACGGCTGTCTCAGACCGGGTCGGAGTTGACCAATTTTGACCAatccgtgtgtgtgtgtgtatatatatatatatatatatatatatccattaaaaaaaacaaagtatatccattaaaaaaaatactataacccACACGGTCtcacttttttttattatcattcgaCTCCATAAatgtatataaatattattaatatttttcaaattatataaatttaaatttaaatgttaATTatcatctttaattttttttcaaaacatTCTTAATTATTATCCAAAATCACTCAAAAAGTCTGAAATTAATAAACTTAAGATATATTATGAGGTTGATAATtaagtatgtatatattatatcaaTATGTTAATCAATGATTAAACTGGAAGGAGTTGTCAATCCACGCAGCTTCGCAATCGGTCAAAGACCGATGTATAAGACTGCCACGTATCCTCGTAAAAGTCAAACATGGATTCCACGTTCAACGGCAGACATCCTCTCCTATTGCGACCAACACCCGTTTCTTCTCGGATTGGTAGTATATGAGATTAAAGCAAGGAacgagacgacgacgacgaccacaACACGTGATGAGACTTCCTTTCCCCTTAATTTATTTGTGGTTATTGCGTCAGAGGCTGGGCATATCTTATCATGATAAGGTCAAAGAAGTGAATCGTCTATCAGTGTAATGGACGAATCTCCTTCTTCTTGTTGAGATTTTTGTTGGTAAAAGGCCCAATTTTGATGAAAGAATAGTAGTATTAGAAATTTTCATTCACTAAGGGAAGACGAGGAGTAGCAATACCTCTGGCTTTCACCGAGGACATGGATGACGATATGGCCGGAAGTCCGCTCTAGAAGCGTGAAACCATAAGCTGCAGCGGCGTAGACCAAGGCTTGCTCGTCCGGCGACTCGCCCTGGTAGTCGATGAGCTTGAGCGACGGATCCGATGTGTCGACCAATATTGGCACGATGGTGTTGCAGGTCGCCAGTGCAAGGAAGAAGTCTCGAGCTTGTTTCGCCTTTTCTGTTCCCTTCCCACCCATCATCACGTTCATCAGCTCCGGATCGGTCTTCACGGTCATTTTAGGCCGCCATGTCTCCCCAGCAACTGCATGAACACATTGCCGGATAACATCATCGATGCGGGAAAGGAAGATGGAAGAAGCACTGTTGTCCAAGTTAATTACCTGAGATCGAATGCGCTTCCTCCTCGCCACCGCTGTAGTCGACCCCGCCAACGCTGGCGCACAGGAACTCCATCTTGTTCTCCGTGAGAGTCCCCGTCTTGTCCGAGAACACGTACTTGATCTGCCCCAGGTCTTCGTTTATGTTGAGCGCCCTGCACTGGAAGCTCGTCTTGCTCCCTTCGTCGAACATGTTCTTGTCCTGGGTCATCAAGAAGGCCTGCCCAAGCCTTACC includes the following:
- the LOC135670997 gene encoding phospholipid-transporting ATPase 1-like yields the protein MAGSMPVFHPPNDLAAPAEPGSPIMVAPLLPKSSPRRRNLSWRSREGRTSWEAFPVENLERSGSTPVASYPSRRSDSVKLGSQREISDDEARLVYINDPERTNQPLRFVDNSIRTAKYSVLTFLPRNLFEQFHRVAYVYFLVLVGLNQIPQLGVFTPAASVLPLAFVLGVTAVKDAYEDWRRHLSDRTENSRTAQVLVAGGEFRPKRWKDIVVGEVVKVAADETLPCDMVLLATSDPTGVAYVQTINLDGESNLKSRYAKQETQSTSPEAMSGLIRCEKPNRNIYGFLGGVDVPGSKRVSLGPANIILRGCELKNTSWVVGVAVYTGQETKVMLNSSGTPSKRSRLEAHMNREVILLAVALITLCSIVTILAGVWLTNHRDELDDLPYYRKEDFSGAEADTYDYHGVGLETLFSFLKSVIIFQVMIPIALYISMELVRLGQAFLMTQDKNMFDEGSKTSFQCRALNINEDLGQIKYVFSDKTGTLTENKMEFLCASVGGVDYSGGEEEAHSISVAGETWRPKMTVKTDPELMNVMMGGKGTEKAKQARDFFLALATCNTIVPILVDTSDPSLKLIDYQGESPDEQALVYAAAAYGFTLLERTSGHIVIHVLGESQRYDVLGLHEFDSDRKRMSVVIGCPDKTVKLFVKGADNSMFGVIQKGRDLDVIRATQTNLLAYSFLGLRTLVVGMRELSKSEFKEWQSAFENANAALIGRGKLLRALASNVERNLHILGASGIEDKLQQGVPEAIESMRQAGIKVWVLTGDKQETAVSIGFSCKLLTNDMTRIVINSNSRESCKNSLQDAVSMSSKLAAVSPGPENILTGTGSSRVPLALIIDGTSLIHILEKELEDELFKVAIVCDVVLCCRVAPLQKAGIVALIKNRTDDMTLAIGDGANDVSMIQMADVGIGISGQEGRQAVMASDFSMGQFRFLVPLLLVHGHWNYQRMAYMILYNFYRNAVLVFILFWYVLYTAYSLTAAISDWNTQLYSFIYTTLPTIVVGILDKDLSRKTLLKYPQLYKAGQRDERYNLRLFMLTMMDSIWQSVAIFYIPYIAYRHSDVDVSGLGDLWIIAVVLLVNLHLAMDVFRWNWITHASIWGCIIATVICVIILDSIWMLPGYWAIFNMMGTGLFWVCLLGIIVSALVPRFTTKVLTEYVIPSDVQIAREHEKIQNLSTATTSEILMNTFSQS